AGCTCATCGAAGAAGCCCTGCAGCACCCCGTCCTGCCCGGTGTTGCGCATGGCGGGCGAGTGCTGCCACGCCACATCGAGAATGCGGGTGATGGCCGCACTCCATCCCGCCACGTCATCGGGTGCGGGCACAGGCAGGGCGAGCACGGTTTTCTGGGTGGCGGCAAGTTGCAGGAAGCCGTGCTGCTCATCAATGCTGAGCGAGGGATCGAGCGCGCTCAGTCCGTTCAGGCCCCACAGGGCAAAATCGTGAATTGCATGGTTTTCCAGCGTGCGGGGCTGCAGAAAGGACAGACTCGCCTGCATGACCGATGACAGCACGGCAAGGTCCATGCCGGGCATATCCGGGTTTTCCATGCTGTCTTCATGCAGCGGCGGCTGGGGCGTGGGCGCGCGCGGGGTGGCGGGCGTGTCATCGGCGCAGGCGGCGGTGGTCAGCCTGACGATGATGAGCAGCAGGATGAACGTATCACGCGGGAGGTGGCCCAGCGTGAACATGCGCCGCCGCCACGCACCCGCCCCCTCGCCGCCCAGCCTTATGGGCCGGACGATGATGACGGGAAACAGGGCGCGTTTCACGGCCTGCGTTTCCGCAGGCGGGGTGCCACGTCGGGCAGGGCCAGAAGGACGGTGCCCCGGATGGCGCATGCTTCTTCTATCCGTACGCGCAGAGCCTGACCGGGGCGGAATGCCATGGTCGTGTCGCGTGCGTGCAATGTCTGCGTTTTTTCATCGTGATGCCATTGATCTTCCGGCAGGGCAGACATGGGCAGCAGGGCGGAGGTTCCTGTTGCATCCAGCACGATAAAAATACCGAATCGGGACAGGCTGGAAATATGCCCGTCCATCTCGGTGCCGATGCGCGCCTCAAGCCAGGTCGCGGCATACCGCTCCAGCGTCTCGCGCTCGGCCTGTGCCGCGCGGCGCTCGGTGCGGGTGATGGCCTCGCCCACTTCTTCCAGCGCCTCATGGCCGGGTGCGGGGCCAGGTTCGAGTCCGGTGGCGACGAGCAGGGCGCGGTGGGTCAGCAGGTCGGCATAACGGCGGATGGGGCTGGTGAAATGCGCGTAGGCCGCAAGCGAGAGGCCAAAATGACCGATCGGCTCGGGGCTGTATTCCGCCTGGTTCTGCGCGCGCAGGATCAGTTCATTGACCAGCCCGGCCTGATCGGTGTCGCGCACCCTGTCCAGCACGCGGTCAAGGTCGGCGGCGCGCAGGCTGCCCACGGGCGGCAGTTTCAGGCCCATCAGGTCGAGCGTGCGGCGCAGGCTTTCCAGCCGCTCGGGCGTAGGCGGCGCGTGGATGCGGTACAGGCATGCAATATGCCGTGCCTCAAGGCAGCGGGCGGCAGCGACATTGGCCGCGATCATGAATTCCTCGACCAGCCTGTGGCTGTCGAGGCGGATTCGCGGCGCAATGGCCGTGATCTCGCCGCCATCCCCCAGCCGGACCAGCCGCTCGGGCAGGTCGAGGTCCAGCGTGCCGCGTGCGCGCCGGGCTTTGGTGAGGCACGTCCACGCGCCAAACAGGCTGTCGAGCAGACCCGGTGGCAGGGCCTGCATGGTGGTGTCGGGTGCGCCGTCGCGCGCGGCCTGCACCTGCTCATAGGTCAGGCGGGCGGCGCTGCGCATGATGCCGCGCCCGAAGCGGGCGTTGCTGACCGCGCCATCGGGCGCGACCGTCATGGTCACGAACAGGCAGCCCCGGTCCTCGTTCGGGCGGAGCGAGCACCAGCCGTTCGAGAGATCCTCGGGCAGCATCGGGATTACCCGGTCGGGGAAGTAGACCGAATTGCCGCGTAGTCGGGCCTCGCGGTCGAGCGCGCTGTCAGGGCGCACGTACCAGGCCACATCGGCAATGGCGATGGTGATGCGAAAGCCCTCGCCATCGGGTTCGGCATAGATGGCATCATCAAAATCGCGTGCATCCGCGCCATCGATCGTGACCAGCGGCATTTCGCGCAGGTCGGTGCGGCCTGCGGGGGCGACGCCACGGGCGGCTTTGGCCTGGGCCAGCGCCTCGGTGGGGAAGACGTGGGGAATGCCCAGCATGGCGACTGCCACCATGCTGATGGTCCGTGCATCGCCCTGCGGGCCAAGGCGCGCGATGATGCGCGCGGGGTGCAGCCCCGGCCCGGACTGGGGCAGGGGCGTGGCAATGACAATCTCGTTATCTGGCGCGTTGTCATCCTCGCCTGCGGGAATGACCCACTCGGCCTTGGCGCGGCGGTCGGCGGGCGTGAGGCGGCCCGCGGGGCGGAAGCGGGCAGGGGTGCTGGCTGCCGGGTCATCAGGCGGCAGGGTGCGGAACAGGCCCACGATCTGGGTAGGCGCATCGCTCAGGCGGCGTAGCGTGCGGCCTTCATATCTGCCGGGGCCGACCCGGCGCAGGCGGGCCACCACGCGCTCGCCGGGGGCAAGGGCTGCGCGGCCGCGCAGTTCGGGGTGCATGAACACGGTGGGGGCGGGGCCTTCGCCATCCCACTGCACGGGCCGGGCAATAGGGTCGCCATCGGCATCGGTGCCGGTCACCTGCACCACCATGGATTCGGGCAGCCGGTCTGATACGCGAAAGCGCCGTGCGCCTGCGGGGGCGAGCGTGCCATCAAGCGCCATGTCGCGCAGCATCTGGCGCAGGGGCGCCTTGTGCTCCGGCCCAAGACCGAATTCGCGGCTGATCTCGCGCTTGCCGATGCGCCCTGTCGCCCCTTCGATAAACGCGCGGAGCTGCTCACGGTCGGGCAGGCCACCCGTACGGGCTGGCGGCGTGCCCGTGGGCAGGCGGTCCGGCATCTCGGGAGTTGCTGGACGCTGCCGCTTCATGATCAGTCCGTCTCGCTTTCAGTCTTGGCCGGGGTGGCCTTCTTGCGGGTGGTGGTCTTTTTGGCGGCCGGTTTGGCCGCTGTTTTCCTGGGGGCTGCCTTTTTCTTTGGCGCAGCCTTCTTGGGCGCGGCGTCCTCGCCTTCCGCCGCCTTGGCCTTTGTCTTGCGGGCTGCGGGCTTGCGGGTGGTGGTGGCCTTTTTGCCCTTGGCCTTGAGTGGCTTGCCCTTTTCGGTCAGCAGCGTCAGGGCTTCGTCCATGGTCACGTCGTTCATGTCCTGCCCGCGCGGCACGGTAGCCACGATGGAGCCGTGCTGAACGTAGGGACCAAAGCGGCCCTTGCGCACCATGACCGGCTCGCCATCCTTGGGGTGGGGGCCGATGGTGCGGATGGAGGCCAGCTTCTTGGCCAGCGCATCGACCGCGCGGTTCAGCCCCACGGTCAGGACAT
This is a stretch of genomic DNA from Komagataeibacter xylinus. It encodes these proteins:
- a CDS encoding ribonuclease R family protein, with translation MPDRLPTGTPPARTGGLPDREQLRAFIEGATGRIGKREISREFGLGPEHKAPLRQMLRDMALDGTLAPAGARRFRVSDRLPESMVVQVTGTDADGDPIARPVQWDGEGPAPTVFMHPELRGRAALAPGERVVARLRRVGPGRYEGRTLRRLSDAPTQIVGLFRTLPPDDPAASTPARFRPAGRLTPADRRAKAEWVIPAGEDDNAPDNEIVIATPLPQSGPGLHPARIIARLGPQGDARTISMVAVAMLGIPHVFPTEALAQAKAARGVAPAGRTDLREMPLVTIDGADARDFDDAIYAEPDGEGFRITIAIADVAWYVRPDSALDREARLRGNSVYFPDRVIPMLPEDLSNGWCSLRPNEDRGCLFVTMTVAPDGAVSNARFGRGIMRSAARLTYEQVQAARDGAPDTTMQALPPGLLDSLFGAWTCLTKARRARGTLDLDLPERLVRLGDGGEITAIAPRIRLDSHRLVEEFMIAANVAAARCLEARHIACLYRIHAPPTPERLESLRRTLDLMGLKLPPVGSLRAADLDRVLDRVRDTDQAGLVNELILRAQNQAEYSPEPIGHFGLSLAAYAHFTSPIRRYADLLTHRALLVATGLEPGPAPGHEALEEVGEAITRTERRAAQAERETLERYAATWLEARIGTEMDGHISSLSRFGIFIVLDATGTSALLPMSALPEDQWHHDEKTQTLHARDTTMAFRPGQALRVRIEEACAIRGTVLLALPDVAPRLRKRRP